The uncultured Bacteroides sp. genome includes the window TATAAAACCTAGTAAAAATTATATTACCCGAAACTACAAAGTAAAGGAATTTAATAAAATAGATGCCTCTACGGTGGGGAATATAAGTTTCACCCAATCGGCAGATAAGAGTTGCACTTTACAGATATACGGACCTGATAATATTGTTTCCCTCATACAAGCAAGCGTAAAAGACAATACGTTGATTTTGACTACGGAAAAACAAAATAGAATAAAGAATGCAGGAAAAATAAAAATATCGATAATCGCTCCCAACCTAAACGCCATTCATTTTAAAGGTGTAGGAGATATAAATATAGAGAGTGAGCTTTCTACGCAAAGCCTAGAGATTGAGAGCAAAGGAGTGGGCGATATCAAGCTAGAAGCGCTCAATTGTAAAACACTCTCTGTAAGTTCAATGGGAGTTGGTAATATTAAACTCCAAGGCATTGCAGAGAAAGCCAGCCTAGCATCTAAAGGAGTTGGAGATATAGAGGCTGAAAACTTAAAAGCAGCATCTGTTGAGGCATCCTCAGAAGGGGTAGGTAAT containing:
- a CDS encoding head GIN domain-containing protein, whose amino-acid sequence is MKTNSRILLLTVLTLGLFTRCTVLSDNIKPSKNYITRNYKVKEFNKIDASTVGNISFTQSADKSCTLQIYGPDNIVSLIQASVKDNTLILTTEKQNRIKNAGKIKISIIAPNLNAIHFKGVGDINIESELSTQSLEIESKGVGDIKLEALNCKTLSVSSMGVGNIKLQGIAEKASLASKGVGDIEAENLKAASVEASSEGVGNISCYATESLSASAKGIGSIKYGGSPKEKNIRKSGIGTIKAL